The DNA region TGCAGCTGTTGAGTATTGTGAACTGCGGCAGGTTAGATTGGCTCTTGTAGCGCCGTATGCTGTTCTTTGAAAGGGATGTTTTAGGATACAACATTATTTCTTCTTTTGCGTGCACCTGATCTCCAGTAGTACTGTCGCGGTCCCCGTACTTGCGCATTACTTTCTTCTTGGTCTCAGTCTTTTGGATCTTAGTACGCTTTTGGATTGCTGTTGAGTTTTCAGGGTGAACTTTCCTTTGGAACATTTGGAGGATCTACAAGCCACATGTTATGTTGAATAACAAAGAACAGGAAGAAAGAGagcaaaaaaatagagaagataaGATTAAAGTGGTTTGAGTCAAATCTCTTTCATATCATACAGGATGaacaaaaagtaaatatatagCATAAGCATCATGGGCAACAGAAATCTTTCAACATTCACGTCGATATAAGGATAATTCTTCTTGATATACTTTTCAATTGCTTAGTAAATGTACCTTATGCAGTTTTTTCTCAGCTGAAGCAGAATCAAGAGGCCCACCAGTAGCTGCTGTAGAGCTCCGAGAAGAAGCATGAAGCATTTTTTTCTTCAGCAGTTTTTTCATTAGGTGCATGGCAGATTTAACTGCTTCCTTTTCTGTTCGCCTATCCTCCCTGTCGAACTTTGTTCCAGGATTCTCCTCCGCTGTTTTACTCATCTGAAACAGCTCACCAAGAGATGTTCTATGTTCCTTCTTTGCCACCGTggttgttgctgctgctgttTCTGACCATTCAATTGCTGACCCAAACAGATATCCTTGGAGTGGGCAGACTGTAGTTCCATTCCCATTTGTCTCTGGGCCTTCCATTTGCTTGCCACCAAGTGTTATGCTGCTACCATGACTACTTCTTCCAGCGCTGACATGGCTGGTTCTCCCAGATGAATAATTGCAGCCATCGTCCTTAACTTCAGCTCCCAACACCTTTTCCAACTCATCGTTG from Carya illinoinensis cultivar Pawnee chromosome 6, C.illinoinensisPawnee_v1, whole genome shotgun sequence includes:
- the LOC122312997 gene encoding protein LAZY 1-like, which gives rise to MKLLGWMHRKFRQNNGDPLKDLAIGQPSLDDPQCHQKPNYGNKIFKQPPKDHYLRRSFTGQEEARVEEEELEYEEESSAAISELFHGFLAIGTLGTDQVMNELSTPKFSISIENITENETEVTENDLKLINDELEKVLGAEVKDDGCNYSSGRTSHVSAGRSSHGSSITLGGKQMEGPETNGNGTTVCPLQGYLFGSAIEWSETAAATTTVAKKEHRTSLGELFQMSKTAEENPGTKFDREDRRTEKEAVKSAMHLMKKLLKKKMLHASSRSSTAATGGPLDSASAEKKLHKILQMFQRKVHPENSTAIQKRTKIQKTETKKKVMRKYGDRDSTTGDQVHAKEEIMLYPKTSLSKNSIRRYKSQSNLPQFTILNSCSDSNGNREHWIKTDADYLVLEL